The genomic interval cTGCTGGAAGGAAGGCCAGCGCCATTCCCAAGCCTGGTCAACCTCCCAGAACAGCCCCCAAAATATTCCCCAGCTCATGGTTCCAAGGTCAATTCTGGAATCAGTACCCAAAGACAAAAGCCCACCAGACACAAAGGACTGCCTCTACATGGCACCTGGACCATGAGCCAACAGCTTCTCCACACACACTCCAGTTCACCCTTGGCCCCCTGCCTACTCGTCCAGTTGGTACCTTTCTGACAGTGGTCGGCTCCCCTGAGGTCCAGCACCTCCTCAGACAGGCTGGTGGTGATCTCACTAGCGCACGACTCCTCCTCCTCAGAACCCTGAACAGGGAGAGTGGATAGGTAGGGTAGACTAAATGGCAATGCCCAGGACCTGGCAAGAATACATCAGTTAACTCTttgatgaaagagaaaagactggGCGAGGAGGACTTTAGGCCCTAAGATATCATCCTGTACTTGATTGGTAGAAAAGAGCTTGCTCcgagtggtagtggtgcacacctttaatccttgcacttgggaggcagaggtaggtgaatctctgtgagttcaaggccagcctggtctacagagtgagttccagaacagccagggctacagagagaaaccctgtctcagggaaaacaaaacaaaacaaaaaaccaaaaataaaaaaaaaaaacagagcttgGGAACTTGGCAAGACATAGAGAAGAGGGAAGTTGAGGGGGACTGAGATTCAGAGTCTGGGGACATGGGGGTCAAAGGAGCGTGAAAGCTGACGTGGGATCATGGGAAGATGACTTCAGAGACCACAGTAAGGTAAGGCGTGGCAAACTGGGAGAagaggtttctgttttttttttttttttcgagatatggtttctctgtggttttggagcctgtcctggaactagctcttgtagaccaggctggtctcaaactcacagagatccgcctgcctcNNNNNNNNNNNNNNNNNNNNNNNNNNNNNNNNNNNNNNNNNNNNNNNNNNNNNNNNNNNNNNNNNNNNNNNNNNNNNNNNNNNNNNNNNNNNNNNNNNNNNNNNNNNNNNNNNNNNNNNNNNNNNNNNNNNNNNNNNNNNNNNNNNNNNNNNNNNNNNNNNNNNNNNNNNNNNNNNNNNNNNNNNNNNNNNNNNNNNNNNNNNNNNNNNNNNNNNNNNNNNNNNNNNNNNNNNNNNNNNNNNNNNNNNNNNNNNNNNNNNNNNNNNNNNNNNNNNNNNNNNNNNNNNNNNNNNNNNNNNNNNNNNNNNNNNNNNNNNNNNNNNNNNNNNNNNNNNNNNNNNNNNNNNNNNNNNNNNNNNNNNNNNNNNNNNNNNNNNNNNNNNNNNNNNNNNNNNNNNNNNNNNNNNNNNNNNNNNNNNNNNNNNNNNNNNNNNNNNNNNNNNNNNNNNNNNNNNNNNNNNNNNNNNNNNNNNNNNNNNNNNNNNNNNNNNNNNNNNNNNNNNNNNNNNNNNNNNNNNNNacacacacacagacacacacagacacacacacacacagacacacagacacacacacacacagacacacacagacacacacacacacagacacacacacacacacacacacagacacacacaccgcATCAGACTCAATTCCTGCCAAGCAGGAGAAGTaccagaggggaggagaagggtgaAGGAAGAGGGAACAACTTGGACTTGGGAGAGGTGGCACCAACAAAGCCTGGCTTCAAACCCTTTTCCTGCGCTGGCCCACTCAGCCTGGACCCCCACCCCACGAACAGGTGCAGCTGTGTCCCCAGCTTGAAGATTAGAAGACCGAGACCCAGAACACACAACTGGCATGCATTCGGACTCTAACTCAGCCTGGGCACAACTAGGGACCACGAGCCCACCGACTGGATTCTTTGGGTTTTAGCTGTATGATGCAGACATGTCCAACCGGTGGTCCGTGAGCTCTGCCCGACAGAATGCAGCCGAGAACAGCTATGAATCCAGTCCAACGCAAAATCATAACTTACTTAACACATTGTTAAAAAATTGTTGGCAATTTTGTTGTCGTTATTGTTAACTTCATTATATGGTTCTGGAGTGTGGAATTTTGTACAAGACAATGCCATGTTGCAATGTCAAAAGGCTGAACTGGCCCGGTAGAAGGTAAGAACCAATGCCTCATAGGCTCTGAAGTCAAAATTCTCAGGGGCTGGACATGTGGCTCAGAAGCAGACTTCTTGCCTGGAAGGCTCAGGGCCCTAGGTTCAAGGCTCAGTACTGCAAACCAAACACAACGTGAGGAGATACAAGCTGCCTGGAGGACCCGCCAAGAGAACCGTGATGCTGTGTAAGAGCAAGGCAAGCTGgatctcctcccacccctcccccacctactTCCAGACAAAAATCAACCCTGTGCTCTGCTCCTGGCCCTCACCCCTGGGAGAGAGCCAGCACCCACTGTCCATCCTCGATCCTCACCTCCTCCGGGTTGAGGGAACTGAAGGAGTCTGCCGTGGTGTCTGAGGAGATGGAGAGTGAGTGGAGGCGTCTCTGACCATCTGGGGCCTCAGAGACCTGAGGCAGAGGGTGAGCAACCAGGGTGGGAAAGCGAAATCCTCCCCACCTGCCACCCTCACCCACTCAGGACAGCCTCTGCCAACCCCTGAGCCCTGGCACAGATTTGCCGAGGGGACCTGCAGCCCCATCTCGGTCTCAGGCCCTCCCTCCAGTCAGCGGCCATGTCCCTGAGCTCACCGCCATCTGTGACAGCTCTGAGCCCTGATGCAGGTCTCTCAGTCGATCCCGTTCTGTGGTGAGGGCAACCAGGACGCTGCTAAGGGAGTTGTGCACTGCCGGGGCAGGCCAGACGTCAgacccttcttcttctcctgacCTCTTGACCCACTTGGGGCTACCACCCAGCCTGTACTTACCCTTTTGGGCCAGGGCCCAGAAACTGCGCTGCAGGTGGGCATAGTCTGGAGGTGGCAGCCCACGGTGGCTGGAAGAGTCCCGAGACTCCAGGTACCGAGACAGGTTGGGAACAGAGCCATGGAGACGACCAACCTGGCAGTGAACATGAGGGGTGAAGGGACAGCTTCCTGATGTCCAGGGCATTGCATCCCTGCAACTTGAGGCTTGGACCCCCATCTCACCCGTCCAATGGTGTCATCTTTGGCAAAGCcctgtgtgcaccacatgcgACTGGTCCGttttcccttcttgggtctctcGGTTGTCACCGAGGCCTGGCAAGTTGAGGAGTAATTTCACTCACAGGGTTGGAaaaagccatggaggagagcACAGATCACCAGGCACATGGGCGTGGCATGCCGGCAGTGACccagacagaaaagaaacagcCTGGAGGCTGCTGAAACAAGGATGAGACAGGCAGCCCTGTCCCCCAAAGTGACAGGGATGAGGGGCccaagcagtctctgcctcctcccttgaCCCTTACCTGGTGTGTGGGGATCACAGGGGCGGAGGGGATTCGGTGTAGGGACTCCAGGCTCTGAAGGAGTCTGTGTAATTCCTGGAGCTTACCCTGGCATTCTGAGAGCgctgggggagaaggaaggaggggacatTGTTCTCCTAAAAGTACCGAggtttcgccgggcggtggtggcgcacgcctttaatcccagcactcgggaggcagaggcaggtggatctctgtgagttcgagaccagcctcgtctacaagagctagttctaggacaggctctaaaaccacagagaaaccctgtctcgaaaaaaaccaaaaaaaaaaaaaaaagtaccgaGGTTTCCAGTCTGTCCTATCCCTTTTTTTCTATCCAGTTGGCACCCAGGGGAGTCTGACACTGTCTCCTCTCTTCAGGAGCTTAAATCATTTCCAGTCTTGTGGCACAGCCACTTCTGATGATTGTCTGGGAGGCCAGTAGTCTACCCCACCCCATCTGCAGACTACCCCCCACCTCTTCTGCCTGTGCCCAGGCTGGGTGTCCTTACTATCTGTCTCTCCTTATTTATACACACTACCCTCTCTGGGTCACTATCTCGGTCTCCGGCTGCAGGAACTCAATTCTAGGGCACAGTCTTTCCCTTTTGCTATTCAGAAATGTTACTGCATTGGCCTCAGGCAGGACTCTTCAAGTGAGCTGCGTGCTTAGGGCATGTGCCTACTATCTTCTGCAAATTGGGGCTCCTAGGGGCACTAAGAAGATTTTGATCATCTTGGAGGCAGAGTGTGTTTTCCCCAGAAGAGGGGGTCCCTCCAAGGAAGTGATGGAGATAACATTTTCCCTTCATGTTGCTACTGCCCAGACCTGAGAACATGGACCCTACCCACAGAGGCCCTGGGGTCAAGGACCCTCACCATGAGAACAGCGGTCTAGCCCATCACTGTCCCTCAGCCAGGACGATACTTTCTCTCGAGGGCCAACCCCAGGTAAGGCGGAGGCACTACCTGCTGTTAGCATCTGGGTACCAGGAACCTGTGGGGGTAAGCCAAGGGTCAGGAAAGATGGTGCTcagctctctgggtctcagttcccCACAGCCTCCATCCTTAAATCCTCACATCAGCCACCCTCACGCCAGGGCCCTTCTTACCTTCCGATGAGTGGCACCGGCCATGTCCAGGCGCTGGGCCAAGCGATGGGCTCGGAGCTGGGCCACCCAGCTTTGGAACAGGTCCTGGGATTTGATCTGCAGAAATGATGGAGAGAGATAAGAAGGGAGGGGTTGCTTTCCAGGAGCAAAACATCAGATCTCTGATTTCCAGGCAAGCAGGGAATTTCCCTAGAGCACCCAGTTTATACAAAACCCTGTGGCAGACAGAGTGCAATGCCCCAAGCATCAGAGCTCCGAGGTGTGTATCCATTCATATAGCAGCCAACCATGGGAGCAGGCCCACTCCTGCCTGCTTCACACGATTGAGACGTTCTTCTTGTCAAACTCAGAGAACCCTTAGTGTCTATGTTTGTGCTCCGGCACCTATGCCAGGCTAGTGCCCAGAACACTTTGTTCCCAGGGATGTCACCTTTAGGTGGTAGATGTTGTCTTCTGTGTCAAGGTCAATGCGCTGGGCCTTTTTGTTGATGGACATGACAGACAGCCGGACATCAATGGAGCCATGGAGCTTCCCCTTGGCGATCTGGAGTGGAGGGGTGGTGGAAGACAGGGGACTGCCTTGAGGTTCCCAGAAGCACAGAATCACCATCTCCTTGAGGCCACTCAAGACTCACAGGCCAAGCACCGCAAGTCATATATGAAAGGGCTCGTTCATCACCTCGTGTACATAGAACACTATGCTGTGCCCAACTTCATGCAGGTCTGAGAAGTCATCAAGTAAGGAAAAAATACTGCCACCCCTGGAGCTCTATGTGGTGGAAAACAGGAACGCCCTTTGGAAGGACCCTGAGGCTCCACCCTGCTTCTTGTTCCCAACACAAGAGGAGGACAAGGACAAGGGTGACAAAGCCCCTGGGCACTTAGTTTGCAATGGGCATCATCCAGATAACGGCACGGGTGGCTGAGTGTGCCCCCTACCCCATCTCAGATAACGGCACGGGTGGCTGAGTGTGCCCNNNNNNNNNNNNNNNNNNNNNNNNNNNNNNNNNNNNNNNNNNNNNNNNNNNNNNNNNNNNNNNNNNNNNNNNNNNNNNNNNNNNNNNNNNNNNNNNNNNNNNNNNNNNNNNNNNNNNNNNNNNNNNNNNNNNNNNNNNNNNNNNNNNNNNNNNNNNNNCCCCTACCCCATCTCAGATAACGGCACGGGTGGCTGAGTGTGCCCCTACCCCATCTCAGATAACGGCATGGGTGGCTGAGTGTGCCCCTACCCCATCTCAGATAACGGCATGGGTGGCTGAGTGTGCCCCCCACCCCGTGTCAGCAAGGAAGGAGGCTGAGGGCCAGGGAAGCAGTTGTCTCATGATATTTTGGGCTCTAGGAgccacaaagaaaaccaaaatgcaCACATGCTAATATCCAACGATAAAAGGTACAGTTTCTACATATAAACTACATACCATGGCTGCACCAGTTAGCCATTCCTAGACGACTTCTAATACCTAACGCCATGTCAATGCTGTGGGAATGGTGAATCTAGTATTTAGGGAATCACAGCGAGAAGAAAACCTGCATGTGTTCAGTACAAAtatacttcctttttaaaaagatttatttctttattatgtatacaacatcctgcctccatgtatgcctgcaggccagaagagggtatcagatctcattacagatggctgtgagccaccatgtgattgctgggaattcaactcaggacctctggaagagcagccagtgctcttaactctgagctatctctttagccccaCAGATATACTTtcaaagtgtatgtgtatgtgtatgtgtatgtgtatgtgtatgtgtatgtgtatgtgtgtgtgcctgtgtgtgcacatgtgtgtatgtgtgtcttgtgtgtgcacacgtgtgcgtgtgtgtgtgtgcgcatgtgcatgcgcgtgtgtttAAATTGTTGACTCTGCAGATGTGGAGCCTAAGGATGCAGAAAGTCAACAGTAACTTGGCGGAGGCTGCTGAAAAGTGGAACTGAGTGAGATTCAGACTCTGCTCCGGCTAACTCAAGGCTCCAGCCACCTGCTCCGAACATCTGGCACAGgctccccccacacccccaaccTGGAACCTGACTTACGTCTTGTCGCGTTGTGGCATAGTGGAGGATCCCATCCTCAAGCACAAAGTACCTCTGTACGGAAGGGGCAGGACCAGGCATCCAAGAGCGTGGCGTAGGGagagagcaaacacacacagctgtCTTCTGCACCATGCATGAATGCCCGGGCTGGCCAGCAGTTGCCACGAGTAGCTCCTCCCTTGCCCTGACACCCTACCTTGTGCCAGCCCTTAAGAggccacttcctcttcttcagcaggtgtccttcctgtctctcagGCATGATGTCCTCTGCTCCTGGTCTGCCCCGAGGATCCTCTACCACCTCCCACAGCTCGGAGGCCTGTAATCCAGGGTCGATGGGGGCAGCAGCTGGTTAGCCTGCCACCTCAGCCGATCCCCCAGGGACCCACGGTAGGCCCAGCCACCACTGCTTTCTACTCAGACCTGCTGGGTGCTGCTGGGCTTTGACGATTGGGTGCTCTCAGTCAGGGAGGGAGTGTCTCTTTCCTGGAAGTCCATGAGGAAGGAGAGGGTACTCCCTGGTGAGGAGGGCAGAGCAGGGGGGCAAGGGAAGGGTGTCACCTTGTCCTGGGAAATCCCTTGAAGCAAAAGAGAGACCCATGAGTACGACCCTGCTGTCATGTTCCCCACCGCTGGTCCCTCCTGCCCTAAGATCCACATCCCCCACTTGCATGCCAACCCCACACCCCCAGAATGCCTTGACACAACCATGGACCTCGCCAGCAGCACCCAACTCAGCCCCCACTGTGGCCACTGCCAGGGGGGTAAGTTAGCACTCAGTATATGGCTCCACCCTGGACATACACCCCAGGAATCCAGGAAATGTTGGTTCCttggggttggggaggaaagaaagaagaaggtcTAAGAAGATTTCCTCTGGGATCTCTTTGCCTACTTCTACGGCTTGGCCACAGCTGCCCTGCAGACCACCCCTTAGCTGCCAGTGCTTCTGCTCCCATTTTCTgtacagggaaactgaggtctgaAGCAGTCCTGTTTTCCCACGCCTCCTCGCTCCAAACGTGCCCCGAGGATAACCACCTTGGGTTTTTTTCCTTGCTCCTCCATCTACCACGTTAGTCCTCTGTGCTCCTGAGAAGCACCTCCCACCCAGCAGGTTCAGGACCCTGGCTGGCTGAGACACTGTGGGTGGGAGAAGAGGTGACCAAGAACGTGACCAGGGACATGACCAGGTCTGTCCAGGTCCCGCGGCAGTGCCTACAGGCGCCCTTGGCACTGGTTCTGGCCGTCCTGGCTCCGCCGGGAGATCAATAATGcatgaggctgtgtgtgtgtgtgtgtgtgtgtgtgtgtgtgtgaagggggagGGGACTGGAGGGGTGATGTTGTCCTGTGTCTGGGGAAGCAGCTCAGAGCTTATGCAGCTAGCAAGCACCTGAGGAGTTAAGGCCAGAAGGGACAGGGAAGAGGCAGTGGAAGTGTGGCCAGGAGGTCACAGCAGAAGGACCCAGACTGTAAGAGGCTGACCCAAGGGGAAACTCCTGCATTTGACCATTTGAAGTTTCCAAACTCTTCCGGTGTTTGGGTGTTTCTATGCCCTTGTCCGGGCCCCTAGGACCTGGGCCATTCACTGCTGGCTCCCGGCAGAGGTGGGAGGTGTCTGGCAATAGGAAGGAGATGAGCCAGGTGAGTGTCCCCCTAACCACCTCCATTCTCAGCCTCTTCACTGGAGGAGCAGaccctccagctccagaggagaGGAAGCCCTCCCAGTAATGTCAAGTGGTGCCAGCAAGGCCCCCTTACCCCAGAGTCCATGGACGCCCTTGCTTCTTGGTCCGTACACTGATCCGCCTCTGAGTCACTGTCCCCGAGTCGCCAGCTACCTCTTCACAGAGCTGAGCAGTGGCAGCAGCTGCTGCAGgaaccaggaaggaaggagacgtCGGAGCCTCCCCTCCAGCCGGATCTCCCCACCTGCCCCTCCCCCGTCGCCTCCTCCCGCCAAGCTCCGGGCTGCCGCTCAGCTCTGCCCCCCTGCTCCCGGGAGGACTAAGGACCTAGTGGTACCGAATGACTTGGAATTGAGGGTCGCAGTCCCCACTGGGCATAGTTCCACGTGAATCAGAGGACTGGAAAAATGCTGGCTTCCAGCCACGGGAGGTAAAGGATTTATTCATTCAGGGGATAGCGTGGCCTTGACCGTGGGAGCACTCAAGGCCATTTCCTGATTCAACCGGGCCTCTCGGTTTACACCTGAAATAGAGGGCGCATTTTGGATTAGCAAAGATATCAGGTTGACTGTGTAGGGACAAAGATGTCCTCCCAACTCACACCACCCCTGCATACTCTGGGACGGGATATGACAAACTATGCCAGAAGCATGGTCAGCAGGCCACTGGAGGGACAAGGGACAGCTGAAAACCCAGAGACTATTCACTGCTAGGATGGCCTACTAGGTCGGCTGTGGGGCTCAGGAGAGGCCGGTGCAGTGAGTGTCTAGGGTGGGACCAGCTATGGGGCAGTCACAGGCTGGTTGTTGTTATAAAGGAAAGCCAACTTGGGGGTCCCTCCTCTGACTCTcagacacctttacccactgcTGGAACACTAAGTTCAGTTGCTGAAGTAACCAAGAATTGGCTCTTGAGAAATACCTACAATTCATCCAAACGGACGTGCTCTGACTGACAGGTTTGGTTCCTAAGAAATGGTGGCACCACAAGCAGATGTGGGTGTGAAGGCTCTACATGGCCTCAGAAATGATGTGGATCACTTGTCTGCTCCATCTTGTCAGACTCAGGGATACCTGGTGTCTGGGCTCTCTTCAGAACCTCAGCCAGCATGGATACAGCCTTCCAGGAGGGAGTGGGCAGCACCAGGTAGGCCTCTGGAAGCAGAGCCACCCGGTGGCACTGGGCAAAGCTGCTGACATTCAGAGCCTCAAGGGCCTTTTAAATGATTGAGCATCCCTGGGCATCCGCAGAGCTGGGCTCGGTAAGAAGCTGGTCCTGGCCCAGGCCAGAGGATAGCTGCTGCAGATCTCCAACCCCAGTGTCTGTCCAGGACTGAAGATGCTATGGCATGGCTCCAAGTCTGGGAGGAAGGCTGAGGTGACTTCTCATGACTCCTCATTCAACACCATCCATTCAGGATGTGTTCCGATCAAGGGCAATCCAGGCCACAGGCTAAGCACCTTTCTTGTTAGAGGTACCGCTGGCTCTCCAAGACCCAGGGAAGGTCTCCTGCGACAGCCCCCCAAGAGCCGGGAAGGCCTCTTGTGACAGCCCCCCAAGAGCCGGGAAGGCCTCCTATGACAGCCCCCAAGACCCAGGGAAGGCCTCCTGTGACAGCCCCCCAAGACCCAGGGAAGGCCTCCTATGACAGACCCCCAAGTCCCAGGAAGGCCTCCTACAACAGCCCAGGACCCTGGAGGGCCTCCTGTGACAGCCCCCTAAGACCCAGGGAAGGCCTCCTGCAACAGCCCAAGACCCGGGGAGAGCCTCCTGCGGCAGCCCCCAGAGCCCATATTAAAAGTGAATTCTGAAGCCGGGTGGTGGNNNNNNNNNNNNNNNNNNNNNNNNNNNNNNNNNNNNNNNNNNNNNNNNNNNNNNNNNNNNNNNNNNNNNNNNNNNNNNNNNNNNNNNNNNNNNNNNNNNNNNNNNNNNNNNNNNNNNNNNNNNNNNNNNNNNNNNNNNNNNNNNNNNNNNNNNNNNNNNNNNNNNNNNNNNNNNNNNNNNNNNNNNNNNNNNNNNNNNNNNNNNNNNNNNNNNNNNNNNNNNNNNNNNNNNNNNNNNNNNNNNNNNNNNNNNNNNNNNNNNNNNNNNNNNNNNNNNNNNNNNNNNNNNNNNNNNNNNNNNNNNNNNNNNNNNNNNNNNNNNNNNNNNNNNNNNNNNNNNNNNNNNNNNNNNNNNNNNNNNNNNNNNNNNNNNNNNtgtagaccaggctggtctcgaactcacagagatccgcctgcctctgcctcccaagtgctgggattaaaggcgtgcgccaccaccgcccggcgtccCCCAGATTTTTTGTGCCTTCATGAGGACATGACATCTGTAAGGGCAGGTGACTAGGGAGGagggtttttaaaaaggaaagcgAGAATTCAGAGATGCCTTGAGATAACCCAGAGAATAACCATAAGATGAAGAGTCCAGGGCTGGAGACTCGGCTGTcagcacctgttgctcttctgaaggactcaggtttgattcccacccACACTGTGGTTCACCGTCACcagcaactctagctccagaccTGATGCCCTTTCCTGAACATAAGTATGAGGCACACACGTGGCAGAGATTTAAACTTAGGCACAGTTTTacacataaatcttaaaagacaAGAGtccaataaaacattttatttttatcacgaAGAAGTTTTCCCACCCCTTCCACAGCCCAGCACACCCCAGGGCGGGACACTGAGCTCTGAGCCCACCCAGGATCTACTCCTGGGTAACTTTATGAATAAGTTCTGCTATGGAAAATTGAGGCTTCGGGgaatcaagttcaaggccttATCCAGGACTTCAAACTCTACCCTTTCCTAAATGGTAAGGAGCTGGCACCTGTGTTTAGTACAGCGCTTGGTAGAGGATTCAGCATGTGCCATTCACAAGGTCCATCATGGCATGCAGAGGAACCAAGAGGGTGGCTGGGAAGACAGACAAGGGACAGTGGCCAAGAGGGCTGGGCGAGATGATCGCCATcctctgctctgtgtctggaGAGCTGAAGGAGGCTGTCCCTATCAGGTCCCTAGTCGGGATGACTAAAGACAACGACTTGTGAATCTGAAGACAATGGACAGCCTCATTCTGAAGTggaatttttctctatcttcaaGAGGCCTGTCCCCAAGGAGAGCCAAGTCACACATGCCACACCCGCACTTCAAATTCTTTTAGATCTCTACCAGACCACAGGGACGGAGCTAGGTACAGCAGGCGGGCTATGACTCCAGAGCGGGGTCAGGAGGAGGGGGCTTCCCACTGGCTGGTGTGGCAGCCTCGTCCTCGGGTTGCTGTTTGACATGCTGATCCAGCAGGGAAGTCAGCTGGGCAGGCTGGTGCTGAAGCAGGTAGCAGGTCTGGGCCACAAGGCAAGTGAGTCCTCCAACCAACTCCCTTTGCAGCAGGTCCAGGCTAGGCAGCTTGGCATAGTCTACGAGCCCCTGCCGACTGAGGATGGTGTCGTCAATGCAGCCACCTGGAAGACCGCAGGGGCATTGGGTTCCTGAAAGTGCTCTTCTTGAGACATCATCCCAACCCAAGAACCTGCTCTCCAGTGCCCTCCCCTCTTCCAGCTGGCCCTAAAATCAGGGTCACACTTGTGCCTCACCCCATTTCTGCTGTTGGGCACcaatcccctcctccttccctgaaaACAAGCACTTGGTCTCACACACCCTAACTTCTTTGAGCAAGCTCCTGGAGTGCAGAAATGAACTGCCGTCTAAATGGCACAGATGCACAGTGACGGAGATGGACGGGCTGCCACCTGCACGATACTACCGTGTGTCTAACCACTCAACTACACACTTACAAACCGGGAGGATGGTGTATCCCATGCTGTGTGTATTTTGCAGTGAAATACTAGGGAAAGAAAACCTTGGAGTGTCAGGGGCGTGACTGTAAATATAAGTTCCTAGGAAATCTGAATTTTCTGGGGCCACAAGGAGTCTCCTCTACAGACTGAACCTCAACACAATGGTCACAGCGCTGGTCCTCAGCCCTTTTTATTTGAGATACttgtttccttattatttttcagtgtttttacttatttattgtgggggcagggaggtgtgCACATAccactcagttctctcctcccactttgtGGGTCATGGCaactgagctcagatcctcaggTCTGGCAGCAGgaccttacctgctgagccacactGCTGGTCTAAGAGATACTGATACCTTCACCAGTACCCACCACCTGACAGTTAAGACTCAGAGGGCCCGATGCCCTCTCCCCTCACTGGGAGACACCCTTGCTCCCGTTTCTCCAGCACAGAAATGATGTGGGGCGGTGACACAGCACAGGTATTCAGTGACACATCAGCCCCcaagaatcatggtgactcaggCCTCATCCACCAGAGGCTCTGCCACCCACCTACCTCACCCCAGCTCTAACCAGCAGGGCTGCCCACTCACCGAGCAGCGGCAGAAAAGGAACACTCTTTAAGATCCGCACCATTTCCTTGACCTTGGGCTCTTCACTGACGAGCAGCAGATTGTGCCCAACAAAAAGGGGTAGCAGGTTTTGGTATTTGGAATCTGCTAGAAAAGGCTTCAGGACCTGGGATCACAGGAGAGAATGGCTAATGGGGGGCAGGAGGGAAAAGCCACATACCTTAGCTCCAGGCTGTGCCTCAGCGTCTCCTCAGTCCCTACCCACAGTTAGGCACCAGACTAGGTAGCTTGTCTACTAGAACAGAGGTCGGAAGTGTCCTGCAGGAGCAGCAGCTCCCAGGTCTCCTCAGCAGGCACGGGAGGAAGGCAGGCCTGAGTGGAGCAATACCTGGTTGGGGAAGACTTTTATCAAGATCTTGTGTTTCCGCAACTGGTGCCGCAGGAGAAGCTTGTCCTCTGCGCTCATGGCCACGTTCTGGCAGACGGCAATCATCCGGTGGTCTCGAAACACTGCTGCTATGTCCCGACGAAGGAGCTGGATGAGGCCTGACTCCTGTGGCAGGATGGGGTGAGGAGATATGAAGATCTCGGGGTACCATCCCCCCCCAGAGACTGGGGTGGTCAGTGGTGCCGGAATGCACAGGACTGGGGAACAGGTGGGCAGCCCGGCCTGAGGCCTATGATGTGGAACACCTCCACCATACGCTTTCTGCTTCCACTGAGAACTGCAGGCTTCAGAGAGGGAGTCTGCAAACCTGAGAGCACCCGCCCTTCTCCAGACACCTTGGCAGGCAGCCTGTTACCATAGTTAACAAGAGTTACTTCAATTATAGGCTATAGTAATACAAGCCTGTAAAATGAATTCCAgctcctcaggaggctgaggcaggagaatcaaaggTTAAGCTTGAACTGCAGAGTGAGTTTAAGACTAAATTTTGAAACTTAGTAACGGTcttgaaataaaagttaaaataaaggcTCAGGACAGAGTTTGGTAgcagaacacttgtctagcatcTGTAAATaa from Microtus ochrogaster isolate Prairie Vole_2 unplaced genomic scaffold, MicOch1.0 UNK31, whole genome shotgun sequence carries:
- the Osbpl7 gene encoding oxysterol-binding protein-related protein 7, giving the protein MDFQERDTPSLTESTQSSKPSSTQQASELWEVVEDPRGRPGAEDIMPERQEGHLLKKRKWPLKGWHKRYFVLEDGILHYATTRQDIAKGKLHGSIDVRLSVMSINKKAQRIDLDTEDNIYHLKIKSQDLFQSWVAQLRAHRLAQRLDMAGATHRKVPGTQMLTAGSASALPGVGPREKVSSWLRDSDGLDRCSHALSECQGKLQELHRLLQSLESLHRIPSAPVIPTHQASVTTERPKKGKRTSRMWCTQGFAKDDTIGRVGRLHGSVPNLSRYLESRDSSSHRGLPPPDYAHLQRSFWALAQKVHNSLSSVLVALTTERDRLRDLHQGSELSQMAVSEAPDGQRRLHSLSISSDTTADSFSSLNPEEVRIEDGQWVLALSQGSWALPFSLPYLSTLPVQGSEEEESCASEITTSLSEEVLDLRGADHCQKGPAVGPPRRRCLPAASGPGTDVSLWNILRNNIGKDLSKVSMPVQLNEPLNTLQRLCEELEYSNLLDQASRMTDPCERMVYIAAFAVSAYSSTYHRAGCKPFNPVLGETYECERPDRGFRFISEQVSHHPPISACHAESENFIFWQDMKWKNKFWGKSLEIVPVGTVNVSLPRFGDHFEWNKVTSCIHNILSGQRWIEHYGEVLIRNTQDSSCHCKITFCKAKYWSSNIHEVQGAVLSRSGRVLHRLFGKWHEGLYRGLPPGGQCLWKPNSMPPDHERNFGFTQFALELNELTAELKRTLPSTDTRLRPDQRYLEEGNIQAAEAQKRRIEQLQRDRRRVMEENNIVHQARFFRRQTDSSGKEWWVTNHTYWRLRAEPGYGNLDGAVLW
- the Mrpl10 gene encoding 39S ribosomal protein L10, mitochondrial, whose product is MAAAVSGILRGGLPPRAAWLPTLQTVRHGSKAVTRHRRVMHFERQKLMAITEYIPPKPAIHPRCLPPPPKPPKEESGLIQLLRRDIAAVFRDHRMIAVCQNVAMSAEDKLLLRHQLRKHKILIKVFPNQVLKPFLADSKYQNLLPLFVGHNLLLVSEEPKVKEMVRILKSVPFLPLLGGCIDDTILSRQGLVDYAKLPSLDLLQRELVGGLTCLVAQTCYLLQHQPAQLTSLLDQHVKQQPEDEAATPASGKPPPPDPALES